The Lactuca sativa cultivar Salinas chromosome 2, Lsat_Salinas_v11, whole genome shotgun sequence genome includes a window with the following:
- the LOC111888867 gene encoding syntaxin-61 isoform X1, which yields MSSAQDPFYIVKDEIQDSIDSLQGSFHEWERGSGEQSRVTKELLSNCESIEWQVDELEKAISVAARDPSLYGINQVELEKRRKWTTTARIQVGNIKKAVTVTGSSSNFGGSGMRQELMRMPKSHQQQDKDRTRTGSYAAVDNDDFISSESDTQMLLIRQQDEELDELSASVERIGSVGLTIHDELLSQERIIEDLGSEMESTSNRLDFVQKKVGMVMKKASAKGQMMMILFLIVLFIILFVLVFFT from the exons ATGTCTTCAGCTCAAGATCCATTTTACATTGTAAAAGACGAGATTCAAGATTCT attGATAGCCTCCAGGGCAGCTTTCATGAATGGGAACGCGGCAGCGGGGAACAATCCCGGGTGACAAAGGAACTCCTTTCCAATTGCGAGAGCATTGAATGGCAG GTGGATGAGCTGGAAAAGGCTATTTCTGTAGCAGCTAGAGACCCTTCTTTGTATGGTATAAACCAAGTGGAGCTTGAAAAGCGAAGGAAGTGGACCACTACTGCTCGGATTCAG GTGGGAAATATTAAGAAAGCGGTGACAGTGACCGGAAGCAGTTCAAACTTTGGTGGGAGTGGGATGCGCCAAGAATTAATGCGGATGCCAAAGTCTCATCAGCAGCAGGATAAGGACAGGACCAGAACCGGATCATATGCTGCTGTAgataatgatgattttatttcttCAGAATCAGACACACAGATGCTTCTCATCAG ACAACAAGATGAAGAGTTGGATGAACTAAGTGCAAGTGTGGAAAGGATCGGATCTGTTGGGCTCACCATACATGATGAACTCCTTTCACAG GAGAGAATTATAGAGGATTTGGGTTCAGAAATGGAAAGTACATCTAATCGTCTTGATTTTGTTCAG AAAAAAGTGGGCATGGTTATGAAGAAGGCCAGTGCCAAGGGACAGATGATGATGATCTTATTCTTGATTGTCCTCTTCATTATCTTATTTGTTTTGGTTTTCTTCACCTAA
- the LOC111888867 gene encoding syntaxin-61 isoform X2, which yields MAGKVDELEKAISVAARDPSLYGINQVELEKRRKWTTTARIQVGNIKKAVTVTGSSSNFGGSGMRQELMRMPKSHQQQDKDRTRTGSYAAVDNDDFISSESDTQMLLIRQQDEELDELSASVERIGSVGLTIHDELLSQERIIEDLGSEMESTSNRLDFVQKKVGMVMKKASAKGQMMMILFLIVLFIILFVLVFFT from the exons ATGGCAG GGAAGGTGGATGAGCTGGAAAAGGCTATTTCTGTAGCAGCTAGAGACCCTTCTTTGTATGGTATAAACCAAGTGGAGCTTGAAAAGCGAAGGAAGTGGACCACTACTGCTCGGATTCAG GTGGGAAATATTAAGAAAGCGGTGACAGTGACCGGAAGCAGTTCAAACTTTGGTGGGAGTGGGATGCGCCAAGAATTAATGCGGATGCCAAAGTCTCATCAGCAGCAGGATAAGGACAGGACCAGAACCGGATCATATGCTGCTGTAgataatgatgattttatttcttCAGAATCAGACACACAGATGCTTCTCATCAG ACAACAAGATGAAGAGTTGGATGAACTAAGTGCAAGTGTGGAAAGGATCGGATCTGTTGGGCTCACCATACATGATGAACTCCTTTCACAG GAGAGAATTATAGAGGATTTGGGTTCAGAAATGGAAAGTACATCTAATCGTCTTGATTTTGTTCAG AAAAAAGTGGGCATGGTTATGAAGAAGGCCAGTGCCAAGGGACAGATGATGATGATCTTATTCTTGATTGTCCTCTTCATTATCTTATTTGTTTTGGTTTTCTTCACCTAA